Proteins from a single region of Sphingopyxis sp. BSN-002:
- a CDS encoding alpha/beta hydrolase-fold protein: MPFSVRASLEQFTLAHPSGHSELTISVAAPSVADPAAGVPVLYVLDGDMLFGMAAEIGRAVSSVAGFPAHYVVGIGYDADYGDFLKRRTADLTPPIGAEALADLGGLGAAIGGDQGGGADAFLGFLADTLQPEIAARYPQAAGGEQILFGHSLGGLFAAHALLTRPASFSAFVISSPSLWWDGFSIMKRLPAFGERLAALPRQPRIFVDVGAHEQELPTSVPDGIGVTLEEAQAQIRNARMVDAAKDFADALTEAGATAVRHVAFAEDDHVSVAPAAILHGMRFALGRDL, from the coding sequence ATGCCCTTTTCGGTACGCGCATCGCTGGAACAATTCACCCTCGCCCACCCGTCGGGCCACAGCGAGCTGACGATCAGTGTCGCCGCGCCGTCAGTAGCGGACCCCGCCGCTGGCGTACCGGTCCTCTATGTCCTCGACGGCGATATGCTCTTCGGCATGGCGGCCGAAATCGGGCGTGCGGTGTCTAGCGTCGCGGGCTTCCCGGCGCACTATGTCGTCGGCATCGGCTACGACGCCGACTATGGCGATTTTCTGAAGCGCCGCACGGCCGACCTGACCCCGCCGATCGGCGCAGAGGCCCTCGCCGACCTGGGCGGACTCGGCGCGGCCATCGGCGGCGATCAGGGCGGCGGCGCAGATGCCTTCCTCGGCTTTCTGGCCGATACGTTGCAGCCGGAGATCGCTGCGCGCTATCCGCAAGCGGCCGGCGGCGAGCAGATCCTCTTCGGCCATTCGCTCGGCGGGTTGTTCGCGGCGCACGCGCTGCTGACCCGGCCCGCCAGCTTTTCGGCCTTCGTCATCAGCAGCCCGTCGCTGTGGTGGGACGGCTTCTCGATCATGAAACGGCTGCCCGCGTTCGGCGAGCGCCTCGCTGCGCTGCCGCGCCAGCCGCGCATCTTCGTCGATGTCGGCGCACACGAGCAGGAGCTGCCGACCAGCGTCCCCGACGGCATCGGCGTGACGCTGGAAGAGGCGCAGGCGCAGATCCGGAACGCGCGCATGGTCGATGCCGCAAAGGACTTCGCCGACGCGCTCACCGAAGCGGGGGCCACCGCGGTCCGGCATGTCGCCTTCGCCGAAGACGACCATGTTTCGGTGGCGCCGGCCGCCATTCTGCACGGCATGCGCTTCGCGCTCGGCCGCGACCTTTGA
- a CDS encoding MFS transporter, with protein MEIGTAGDGEGTARSAAAWAWYGLGVLLMTTLFAFVVRQMLSLVAPSLQTSLGFSDLQLGMLQGLGMAVFASVASYPMGWLADRFGRRLVLALGVACWSLATGLCAFQDSFGGLFAATIGIAIGEAGLAPIVFALIPDLFPERQRNTANFIFYGGSLLGAGLGMALGGALLQWLAQAEDVLPAALVSVDSWRIAMMLIALPGPIFFLLVLTMPLGSKAGLAALAVADGAPHDFLPYAHAHRRTLLCVFGSIFAMAVAMTSGVMWFPLALPRAFGIDPATVGVGLGTAITIATLVGVVLAPALLRLRRRDADLDPLRVAAIFVALTPLPAAFLPFTTSPFQAYLVAGVQGALGIAASSLMPGVLQNLAPPHLRSRVLALLGIVNALALAASPLAIGALSGLIAGPRGMLQAIAIISLPALIVSAILMAFAPSPYAATLRAIRPGLSKEFP; from the coding sequence ATGGAAATCGGAACGGCAGGGGACGGCGAGGGCACGGCGCGCAGCGCCGCCGCTTGGGCGTGGTACGGGCTCGGTGTACTGCTGATGACGACGCTGTTCGCTTTCGTCGTTCGCCAGATGCTGAGCCTCGTCGCGCCCTCGCTCCAGACGTCGCTCGGTTTCAGCGACCTGCAGCTCGGCATGTTGCAGGGGCTCGGCATGGCCGTCTTCGCGAGCGTCGCAAGCTATCCGATGGGCTGGCTCGCCGACCGCTTCGGTCGTCGCCTCGTTCTCGCGCTCGGGGTCGCCTGCTGGTCGCTGGCGACGGGGCTCTGTGCGTTTCAGGACAGTTTCGGCGGCCTGTTTGCGGCAACGATCGGCATTGCGATCGGTGAAGCCGGACTCGCGCCGATCGTCTTTGCGCTGATCCCCGATCTGTTTCCCGAGCGGCAGCGCAATACCGCGAACTTCATCTTCTATGGCGGGTCGCTGCTCGGCGCGGGGCTGGGCATGGCGCTTGGCGGCGCCTTGCTGCAATGGCTTGCGCAGGCAGAAGATGTGCTTCCTGCGGCGCTCGTGAGCGTCGATAGCTGGCGCATCGCGATGATGCTGATCGCGCTGCCGGGACCGATCTTCTTTCTGCTCGTGCTGACGATGCCGCTGGGAAGCAAGGCCGGCTTGGCGGCATTGGCCGTTGCCGACGGCGCCCCGCACGACTTTCTTCCCTATGCACACGCGCATCGGCGCACGCTGCTTTGCGTCTTCGGATCGATCTTTGCGATGGCGGTGGCGATGACGTCGGGCGTCATGTGGTTTCCGCTCGCGCTTCCGCGCGCGTTCGGGATCGATCCGGCGACCGTGGGGGTAGGGCTTGGCACCGCGATCACGATAGCGACGCTGGTCGGCGTCGTCCTTGCGCCCGCCTTGCTCAGGCTGCGGCGGCGCGACGCCGATCTCGACCCGCTCCGCGTCGCCGCGATCTTCGTCGCCTTGACGCCGCTTCCCGCCGCCTTCCTGCCGTTCACGACCTCGCCATTTCAGGCGTATCTCGTCGCGGGGGTACAGGGCGCGCTGGGCATCGCCGCCTCCTCGTTGATGCCGGGCGTGCTACAGAATCTCGCGCCGCCGCATCTCCGATCGCGCGTCCTCGCGCTACTCGGAATCGTCAACGCGCTGGCCCTTGCGGCCTCGCCGCTCGCGATCGGTGCGCTTTCGGGGCTGATCGCGGGGCCGCGCGGCATGCTGCAGGCGATTGCAATCATCAGTCTGCCGGCGCTGATCGTCTCGGCGATACTGATGGCATTCGCACCTAGCCCTTATGCCGCTACGCTCCGGGCGATCCGGCCCGGGCTTTCGAAGGAATTCCCATGA
- a CDS encoding amidase family protein — protein MTTAPAPLDMTDMREALASGRTTASALVDQAIERAEAVNPKLNFMAWPTFDRARAQAAEPLSGPLGGIPTLIKDMLPEKGLPASFGSAALRDFIPSDDAPYMRAISAAGPISIGRSTMPELGLNAVTESPLFGPTRNPWNPDYTPGGSSGGGAAAVAAGVVPIAHASDGLGSIRHGAAPCGLVGLKPSRGRNAGEEAFRSISDLTVNGCVSRTVRDTAAWLEATQTRDPACLTPIPLVTSPVDHRLRIHSYGRVMRTGGLPDASVQRVFSDAIALLGRLGHTVADADLPFDGPSAMGLLGTITEGMFCRRLGMLSQAIGIKVKVEDLEHRSATLIAAGEAIDDAQFASAWAAMEDIVAAYLDRLDQIDIWMTPTLSTEIPRIGVFGPDVSWLDQKDPLIDYAGYCWIDNFAGTPSISLPIGFSDDGLPVGIQFATRVGGEALLLGLAYQLEAAIEWQRAVPAIWAG, from the coding sequence ATGACGACCGCGCCTGCCCCTTTGGACATGACCGACATGCGCGAAGCGCTCGCTTCGGGGCGGACCACCGCGTCCGCGTTGGTCGATCAGGCGATCGAACGCGCCGAAGCGGTCAATCCGAAGCTCAACTTCATGGCCTGGCCGACGTTCGATCGCGCGCGGGCGCAGGCTGCCGAGCCGCTGTCAGGGCCGCTCGGCGGCATTCCGACACTGATCAAGGACATGCTCCCTGAAAAGGGCCTACCCGCAAGTTTCGGATCGGCCGCGCTGCGCGATTTCATCCCGTCCGACGATGCCCCCTATATGCGCGCCATTTCCGCCGCGGGCCCGATCTCCATCGGGCGCTCCACGATGCCCGAGCTCGGTCTGAACGCGGTCACCGAATCGCCGTTGTTCGGCCCGACGCGCAACCCGTGGAATCCGGATTACACCCCCGGCGGCTCGTCCGGCGGCGGAGCGGCAGCGGTCGCGGCCGGGGTGGTTCCGATCGCGCACGCGAGCGACGGGCTCGGATCGATCCGCCACGGCGCGGCGCCGTGCGGCCTCGTCGGCCTCAAGCCTTCGCGCGGTCGAAATGCCGGAGAGGAGGCTTTCCGGTCGATCTCGGACCTGACCGTAAACGGCTGCGTCAGCCGCACGGTGCGTGATACCGCGGCCTGGCTCGAGGCAACGCAGACGCGCGATCCTGCTTGTCTGACGCCGATTCCGCTGGTGACGTCCCCTGTCGATCATCGCCTGCGCATTCACTCTTACGGCCGCGTGATGCGAACGGGCGGGCTGCCCGACGCCAGCGTCCAGCGGGTTTTCAGCGATGCGATCGCTTTGCTGGGTCGGCTCGGTCATACGGTTGCGGACGCCGACCTTCCCTTCGACGGGCCTTCGGCGATGGGACTCCTCGGCACCATCACCGAGGGTATGTTCTGTCGCCGTCTCGGGATGCTCTCGCAGGCGATCGGGATCAAGGTCAAGGTCGAGGATCTTGAGCATCGGTCGGCGACGCTGATCGCCGCCGGCGAGGCGATCGACGACGCGCAATTCGCGTCGGCCTGGGCGGCGATGGAGGATATTGTCGCAGCTTATCTCGACCGACTGGACCAGATCGACATCTGGATGACCCCGACGCTTAGCACCGAAATTCCGCGCATCGGCGTGTTCGGACCCGACGTTTCGTGGCTCGATCAAAAGGATCCCCTCATCGACTATGCGGGTTATTGCTGGATCGACAATTTCGCCGGCACACCATCGATCAGCCTGCCGATCGGGTTCAGCGACGATGGCCTTCCGGTTGGTATCCAGTTTGCGACCCGGGTCGGTGGCGAGGCTCTGCTGCTTGGGCTCGCCTATCAGCTGGAAGCAGCAATTGAATGGCAGCGCGCGGTTCCCGCGATATGGGCAGGATAG
- a CDS encoding TetR/AcrR family transcriptional regulator: MSDLTSIPVAGRPRRMTRRGIDAREKILDATIACIVRAGFTATTVEHVMVEAGLSRGSVLHQFPNRVALMVAAAELAMRRVMDSARVMAEAIEDPFERLSDYARISWETHSLPEGLALTDILLAARWDRELLDGLQPVTSRVEQEIHDEFIKLASEAGFTDAEALVPHGWLLIASVRGLIIEHSVNQSRPMIIAAIERMKERHRRFCANLAARSDTGF; the protein is encoded by the coding sequence ATGAGCGATTTGACTTCCATTCCTGTTGCCGGTCGGCCGCGCCGGATGACGCGACGTGGCATCGACGCGCGGGAGAAGATTCTCGACGCGACGATCGCTTGCATCGTGCGCGCAGGCTTCACCGCGACCACGGTCGAGCATGTGATGGTCGAAGCCGGGCTCAGCCGTGGTTCGGTGCTGCACCAGTTTCCGAACCGGGTCGCGCTGATGGTGGCGGCCGCCGAACTGGCGATGCGGCGCGTCATGGATTCGGCGCGGGTCATGGCCGAGGCAATCGAGGACCCCTTCGAGCGCCTGTCCGATTACGCGCGCATTTCGTGGGAAACGCACTCGCTGCCCGAGGGTTTGGCGCTGACCGATATCCTGCTGGCGGCGCGCTGGGACCGCGAATTGCTCGACGGGCTGCAGCCGGTTACGAGCAGGGTTGAGCAGGAGATCCACGACGAGTTCATCAAGCTCGCAAGCGAAGCGGGGTTCACCGACGCCGAGGCGCTGGTGCCGCACGGCTGGCTGCTGATCGCAAGCGTTCGCGGGCTGATCATCGAGCATAGCGTGAACCAGTCGCGCCCAATGATCATAGCAGCGATCGAGCGTATGAAGGAGCGGCACCGGCGGTTTTGCGCCAATCTCGCGGCTCGAAGCGACACGGGGTTTTAA
- a CDS encoding TonB-dependent receptor translates to MSKGFAARLCASVTYAALIVATPAMAQTAEAGSEEAAQSAPADNAGEIIVTAQRREQSLNSVPMSITAIGGDQLTAQGINTVADLAKIVPGLTFTRSQIATPVYTIRGVGFYESTLAASPAVSVYVDEVPLPFAILTQGAALDLSRVEVLKGPQGTLYGQNATGGAINYISAKPGNDFEAGADASFGRFNAFELSGFVSAPLTDTLGVRLSARVDEGGAWQQNYTRDDKLGSARRIAGRALVVWNPTDTLEFTLNLNGWRDKSDVQAPQLTAHTPYNPAGAYPYVLATPLAPEKARAANWSASTPMRRDDDFYQASLRTDLDVSDDVRLTSITSWLEFNTDATQDLDATQWRQLDSYTPGSVKSFFQELRLTGTSGDARWILGANYSHDKASEQQILFTNDLSSNVIIPGLPILTVSAVFTNQKVTTYAGYANVEYDLTPNLTAQGGIRYTRNERSFNGCGYDGDGTTYLSFNVLTELFTGAPPITPIPAGGCLTFSPEFQPSLVVDELKQDNISWRGGLTYTFDNRAIVYANISRGWKAGGFPTVPASSFTGFLPATQESLLAYEAGFKLPLADRTLQLNAAGFYYDYSDKQVRGRILDPIFGLLERLVNIPTSHIYGVEAAIDWRPVEGLTANLSGTYVKSRIDEFTGYNGTGVFADYEGSAFPFTPKWQATADVQYKWPVSDRWNAVIGTNVNYNSATNSTFGDPAILRINARTLVDLRAGIESEDGKLRVQLWGRNVFNEYYWNSTFQADTAWRMAGRPATYGISVGWRL, encoded by the coding sequence ATGTCCAAGGGATTTGCGGCGCGACTTTGCGCCAGTGTGACCTACGCAGCATTGATTGTTGCCACGCCGGCCATGGCGCAGACCGCCGAGGCCGGTAGCGAAGAGGCGGCGCAAAGCGCGCCGGCCGACAATGCAGGCGAAATCATCGTCACCGCCCAGCGCCGCGAACAGTCGCTGAACTCGGTCCCGATGTCGATCACCGCGATCGGCGGCGATCAGCTCACAGCGCAGGGCATCAACACCGTTGCCGACCTCGCGAAGATCGTTCCGGGCCTGACCTTTACCCGGAGCCAGATCGCGACCCCGGTCTATACGATCCGCGGTGTCGGCTTTTACGAATCGACCCTCGCGGCATCGCCCGCGGTCAGCGTCTATGTCGATGAAGTGCCACTGCCTTTCGCGATCCTGACGCAGGGCGCCGCGCTCGATCTGTCGCGCGTCGAGGTGCTCAAGGGTCCGCAGGGCACGCTCTATGGTCAGAACGCCACCGGCGGCGCGATCAACTATATCTCGGCCAAGCCCGGCAATGATTTCGAGGCGGGCGCCGATGCCAGCTTCGGGCGTTTCAACGCGTTCGAACTGTCGGGCTTTGTCAGCGCACCGTTGACCGATACGCTCGGCGTTCGCCTCAGCGCGCGCGTCGACGAGGGCGGCGCCTGGCAGCAGAATTACACCCGCGACGACAAGCTGGGCAGCGCGCGCCGCATCGCGGGCCGCGCGCTGGTCGTCTGGAACCCGACCGACACGCTGGAATTCACGCTCAATCTCAACGGTTGGCGCGACAAGTCGGACGTGCAGGCGCCGCAGCTGACCGCGCACACGCCCTATAACCCGGCCGGCGCCTATCCCTATGTACTCGCGACGCCGCTGGCGCCCGAAAAGGCGCGCGCTGCCAACTGGTCGGCGTCGACCCCGATGCGCCGCGACGATGATTTCTATCAGGCATCGCTCCGTACCGACCTCGACGTTTCCGACGACGTCCGCCTGACCTCGATCACCTCGTGGCTCGAATTCAATACCGACGCCACGCAGGATCTCGATGCAACGCAGTGGCGCCAGCTCGACAGTTATACGCCGGGCAGCGTGAAGAGCTTTTTTCAGGAACTGCGGCTGACGGGCACCAGCGGCGACGCGCGCTGGATCCTCGGCGCCAATTATTCGCACGACAAGGCGAGCGAGCAGCAGATCCTCTTCACCAACGACCTCAGCAGCAACGTCATCATTCCCGGGCTGCCGATCCTGACCGTGTCGGCGGTGTTCACCAACCAGAAGGTGACCACCTATGCGGGCTATGCGAATGTCGAATATGATCTGACGCCGAACCTCACAGCGCAAGGCGGCATCCGCTACACGCGTAACGAGCGCAGCTTCAATGGCTGCGGCTATGACGGGGATGGCACGACCTATTTGAGCTTCAACGTGCTGACCGAGCTGTTCACCGGCGCGCCGCCAATCACACCGATCCCGGCCGGCGGCTGTCTGACCTTCAGTCCCGAGTTCCAGCCGTCGCTGGTCGTCGATGAGCTGAAGCAGGACAATATCTCATGGCGGGGCGGCCTGACCTACACATTCGACAATCGCGCGATCGTCTATGCGAACATTTCGCGCGGGTGGAAGGCCGGCGGGTTCCCCACGGTACCGGCCTCTTCCTTCACGGGCTTCCTGCCCGCAACGCAGGAATCGCTGCTCGCCTATGAGGCCGGCTTCAAGCTGCCGCTGGCCGACCGCACGCTGCAGCTTAATGCCGCGGGCTTCTATTACGACTATTCGGACAAGCAGGTTCGCGGCCGTATCCTCGATCCGATCTTCGGGCTGCTTGAACGGCTGGTAAATATCCCGACCTCGCACATTTACGGTGTCGAGGCGGCGATTGACTGGCGCCCCGTCGAAGGGCTGACCGCCAATTTGTCGGGCACCTATGTGAAGAGCCGGATCGACGAATTTACCGGCTATAACGGCACCGGCGTTTTCGCCGATTACGAAGGGTCGGCTTTCCCGTTCACCCCGAAGTGGCAGGCGACCGCCGACGTCCAGTATAAATGGCCCGTCAGCGATCGCTGGAACGCGGTGATCGGCACCAACGTCAACTACAACAGCGCGACCAACTCGACCTTCGGCGATCCCGCGATCCTGCGGATCAATGCGCGGACGCTCGTCGATCTGCGCGCCGGGATCGAGAGCGAGGATGGCAAGCTGCGCGTCCAGCTCTGGGGCCGCAACGTCTTCAACGAATATTACTGGAACTCGACCTTCCAGGCCGACACCGCGTGGCGAATGGCGGGCCGCCCCGCGACATATGGCATCTCGGTCGGCTGGCGCCTGTGA
- a CDS encoding alpha/beta hydrolase, which yields MIPPAFRTIATNGINLRVATAGEGPLVVLVHGFPESWAAWRHQIGPIAAAGYRVCAIDCRGYGGSDKPDAIESYDLESMTADIAGVVDAMGDGEPGILIGHDWGAYLVWHTALLHPDRVRAVAALSVPFIGVAEVALIDALKPVYADRGRFFYQDYFQAPGTAEAEAEADLDAFVRRFYFWLAGEAPDGLGDDRPADSRLLDGLPDPEPFPAWLPEADIAYLVGEFRASGLRGPLNRYRNQHRDVAHLEPWRGRMIDQPALYIGGTRDLVLSMLPGFDMIAAMRAQVPNLSDAILLDGCGHWTQQERPEAVTAALLTWLEQVKEGQTR from the coding sequence GTGATCCCACCCGCCTTCCGTACGATCGCCACCAACGGCATCAACCTGCGCGTGGCGACAGCCGGCGAAGGGCCGTTGGTGGTGCTCGTGCACGGCTTTCCCGAAAGCTGGGCGGCGTGGCGGCATCAGATCGGACCGATCGCGGCAGCGGGCTATCGGGTTTGCGCGATCGACTGCCGCGGTTACGGCGGCAGCGACAAGCCGGACGCTATCGAATCCTATGATCTGGAAAGCATGACGGCCGATATCGCGGGCGTCGTCGATGCGATGGGCGATGGCGAGCCCGGCATTTTGATCGGTCACGACTGGGGCGCGTATCTGGTCTGGCACACTGCGCTGCTGCACCCCGATCGGGTCCGTGCGGTCGCCGCCCTGTCGGTGCCGTTCATCGGCGTCGCCGAGGTCGCTTTGATCGATGCGCTGAAGCCCGTCTATGCGGATCGGGGCCGCTTCTTCTATCAAGACTATTTTCAGGCTCCCGGTACCGCCGAAGCCGAAGCGGAAGCCGACCTCGACGCCTTTGTTCGCCGTTTCTATTTCTGGTTGGCGGGGGAAGCGCCCGACGGTCTGGGCGACGACCGGCCCGCCGATTCCCGCTTGCTCGACGGATTGCCTGACCCCGAACCTTTTCCGGCGTGGCTGCCCGAGGCGGACATTGCGTATCTGGTCGGCGAATTTCGGGCCAGCGGCCTTCGCGGACCGCTCAACCGTTATCGCAACCAGCACCGCGACGTCGCCCATCTGGAGCCGTGGCGCGGACGGATGATCGACCAGCCGGCGCTCTATATCGGCGGCACGCGCGATCTGGTGCTGTCGATGCTGCCCGGCTTCGACATGATCGCGGCGATGCGGGCGCAGGTACCCAATCTGTCCGATGCGATCCTTCTCGATGGATGCGGACATTGGACACAGCAGGAGCGGCCGGAGGCGGTGACCGCGGCGCTTCTGACCTGGCTGGAACAAGTGAAAGAAGGACAGACGCGATGA
- a CDS encoding SDR family NAD(P)-dependent oxidoreductase yields the protein MRFAGKTAIVTGGASGIGEAFVRRFVAEGGSVMIAELDVERAAALAAELGERVAFELVDVADADAFAPLADKTVERFGGIDILFNNAGIGNFGLTPDMDVEQWRRCIAVNLDAVFYACRAIIPHLRARGGGAIVNTASASGMAADYGFTAYNAAKAGVINYTRCLAIDHARDNIRANSICPGPVDTPLLTSGVDEIEGLRSEWERIVPAHRFARPEEIAAVALFLASDDASGMTGATVPVDGGLTAHTGQPDLRDVLGAVDQA from the coding sequence ATGAGATTTGCAGGCAAGACCGCGATCGTCACCGGCGGCGCTTCGGGGATCGGAGAGGCCTTTGTGCGCCGTTTCGTTGCGGAGGGGGGATCGGTGATGATCGCCGAACTCGATGTCGAGCGCGCCGCCGCGCTCGCGGCCGAGCTGGGCGAACGTGTCGCCTTCGAACTGGTCGACGTCGCCGATGCCGACGCTTTCGCGCCGCTCGCCGACAAGACCGTCGAACGCTTCGGCGGGATCGACATATTGTTCAACAACGCCGGAATCGGCAATTTCGGTCTGACCCCCGATATGGACGTCGAACAGTGGCGTCGCTGCATCGCGGTCAATCTCGATGCCGTCTTCTATGCCTGCCGTGCGATCATCCCGCATCTGAGGGCGCGTGGGGGCGGGGCGATCGTCAACACTGCGTCGGCCTCCGGCATGGCCGCTGACTATGGCTTCACCGCCTATAATGCAGCGAAGGCAGGGGTGATCAACTACACCCGGTGCCTCGCGATCGACCATGCGCGCGACAATATCCGCGCGAACTCCATTTGCCCGGGCCCCGTCGACACACCGCTGCTGACCAGCGGCGTCGATGAGATCGAGGGGCTACGCAGCGAATGGGAGCGGATCGTGCCGGCCCATCGCTTTGCGCGTCCAGAGGAGATCGCCGCCGTCGCGCTTTTCCTCGCGTCGGACGATGCCAGCGGCATGACCGGCGCCACCGTTCCGGTCGACGGCGGGCTGACCGCACATACGGGGCAGCCCGACCTCCGCGACGTTCTGGGCGCCGTGGATCAAGCGTGA
- a CDS encoding cupin domain-containing protein, producing the protein MTAKKTNFQVYRAADAPPYSETSCMEYSGITPVIEDGIVRATAEGADDGNEVKLLFSMPGMSLTYAWFKSGFPLPLHSHNADCLYYIIAGSLKLGTEVLGPGDGFYVGTDVPYTYKPGPEGVEVLEFRTADAFDIRFRGNTAAFWDKIVDGLRKEKPGWEGQRKPTELAGAK; encoded by the coding sequence ATGACTGCCAAGAAGACCAACTTCCAAGTCTATCGCGCCGCCGATGCGCCGCCGTATAGCGAGACGTCGTGCATGGAATATTCGGGAATCACCCCGGTGATCGAGGACGGCATCGTCCGTGCGACTGCCGAGGGCGCCGATGACGGGAACGAGGTGAAACTGCTCTTCTCGATGCCGGGGATGAGCCTGACCTATGCCTGGTTCAAGAGCGGTTTTCCGTTGCCGCTGCACAGCCACAACGCCGACTGTCTCTATTATATCATCGCGGGCTCGCTGAAGCTCGGCACTGAGGTGCTCGGCCCCGGCGACGGCTTCTATGTCGGCACCGACGTACCCTACACCTACAAGCCCGGGCCGGAGGGCGTCGAGGTGCTGGAATTCCGCACCGCCGATGCATTCGATATCCGTTTCCGCGGCAATACGGCTGCGTTCTGGGACAAGATCGTCGACGGGCTGCGCAAGGAAAAGCCAGGCTGGGAAGGCCAGCGCAAGCCGACCGAACTCGCAGGCGCAAAATGA
- a CDS encoding zinc-binding dehydrogenase yields the protein MSGATMRAAVRRGAALTVTDVPDVVPEAGQVVAKTLACGICGSDLHAVRHLEHGVEIGRRCGAPDTIDPSQDLVLGHEFCAEILDHGPGTEKRFAAGTRVVSTPFAFGPLGAELIGFSTRYRGALAERVVLTEALLLPVPNGLPSEIAALTEPLSVGTHAVAVANPGPGSVAMVIGCGPIGLAVIVALKRRGIGPIIAADFSPARRARAEKLGADIVVDPAATSPHAHWEALDVPTTLASFGVAQLSGRSMRDAIVFECVGVPGMLQNLLEQAPPLAHIVVVGACMEDDRILPVLGINKQMRFSFVWAYSPDEFAETLQALGEGAIDGSAFLTDQVALAGTPAAFERLASPGDQVKIVVEPWR from the coding sequence ATGAGCGGAGCCACGATGCGCGCGGCGGTCCGCCGCGGCGCCGCGCTGACCGTCACCGACGTTCCCGATGTCGTGCCGGAAGCGGGGCAGGTCGTCGCAAAGACGCTCGCCTGCGGCATCTGCGGGTCGGATCTGCACGCCGTCCGTCATCTGGAACATGGGGTCGAGATCGGTCGCCGCTGCGGCGCGCCCGACACGATCGACCCGTCGCAGGATCTGGTGCTGGGGCATGAGTTCTGCGCCGAAATTCTCGACCATGGCCCCGGAACCGAAAAGCGGTTCGCAGCGGGAACGCGCGTCGTTTCGACGCCCTTCGCCTTCGGGCCGCTCGGCGCCGAACTGATCGGCTTTTCGACCCGCTACCGCGGTGCGCTCGCCGAGCGCGTGGTGCTCACCGAGGCGCTGCTGTTGCCGGTGCCGAACGGTCTTCCGTCCGAGATCGCGGCACTGACCGAGCCGCTCTCGGTGGGCACCCATGCCGTCGCGGTCGCCAATCCGGGGCCGGGCAGTGTCGCGATGGTCATCGGTTGCGGCCCGATCGGGCTCGCGGTGATCGTGGCGCTGAAACGCCGGGGCATCGGCCCGATCATCGCCGCCGATTTCTCGCCCGCCCGCCGCGCACGCGCCGAGAAGCTGGGCGCCGACATCGTCGTCGACCCTGCCGCGACCTCGCCCCACGCTCATTGGGAGGCGCTCGACGTCCCGACGACGCTTGCCTCCTTCGGCGTGGCGCAGTTGTCGGGCCGGTCGATGCGCGACGCGATCGTCTTCGAATGTGTCGGCGTGCCGGGGATGCTGCAAAACCTGCTCGAACAGGCGCCGCCGCTCGCGCATATCGTCGTGGTCGGCGCGTGCATGGAGGATGACCGCATCCTGCCCGTGCTCGGCATCAACAAGCAGATGCGCTTCAGCTTTGTCTGGGCCTATTCGCCAGATGAATTCGCGGAAACGCTGCAGGCGCTGGGTGAAGGCGCGATCGACGGATCGGCGTTCCTGACCGATCAGGTCGCACTGGCCGGTACGCCTGCGGCCTTCGAACGGCTCGCCTCGCCGGGCGATCAGGTGAAGATCGTCGTGGAGCCCTGGCGATGA